The genomic interval GATGAACGCGTTCCGGGCCTTCGACACCATCTACGTCCTCACCGGCGGCGGCCCCGGCGATGCGACCACGACGATCGCGCTGCTCGACGTACAGACCGTCCTCACCTTCACCGACTTCGGCCTCGGCAGCGCCTACGCCTGGGTGATCACCGCCATCACCCTCCTCATCTCGGTCGGCTACATCGGCCTCCTGTACCGAAAGGGGAACTTCGAAGTATGAGCACTCTCGTACGCGCTCCACTGCGCTATCGGATTCCCTGGAAGAAGATCGTTCTCTACGTGCTGGCGGTCGCGTTCGCGCTGTATCTGGTGTTGCCGTTCTACTGGATCGTGGCGATGAGTTTCATGCACGAGGTGGATGCGCTCTCGGTTCCGCCGCACTGGATCCCGGTCCATCCGACGCTGGAGAACTACCTCGGGTTCATCCATCCGAACGACGCACAGCAGCTCGTCGGCGGGCGGGCCGTGTCCGAGACGCCGTACTCGCTGCGGAACAGCCTGATCGTGGCGACGTCCACCGCCCTGCTGAACCTGGCGCTGGCGACGTTCGCGGCGTACTCGTTCTCGCGGTTGAAGTTCCGGGGGAGTCAGGTGCTGCTCGTGCTGTACCTGCTGACCCGGATGGTGCCGGGGATCGCGATCATCATCCCGTTCTACCTGCTGATGCGGTCGTTCGGCCTGCTGGACACCTACCTGGCGCTGATCCTGTCGTACACGACGTTCGCGCTGCCGATCACGATCTGGATCCTGAAGGACTTCTTCCGGTCGGTACCGCGGGAGCTCGAGGAAGCGGCCCGGGTCGATCGGTGCGGGTGGTTCCGGACGATGTGGACCGTGTTCCTGCCGGTCGCGGCGCCGGGGCTGGTCGCGGCCGCGGTGTTCGCGTTCATGACCGCGTGGAACGAGTTCATGTTCGCGCTGTTCCTGACCAGTACGAAGGCGGCGAAGACGATCCCGGTGGTGGCGGCGAACTTCGCCACCGACTTCAACACCCAGTTCACCGTGATGGCCGCGGCCGGTGTGCTCGCGGTCGTGCCACCCCTGGTGCTGGCCCTGCTCTTCCAGCGCAAGCTGGTCCAGGGCATGGCCGCCGGAAGCGTGAAGGGCTGACTGATGGCAGAGGTTCGACTCGAAGGCATCACCAAGTCGTTCGGCGGCAAGACCGCGGTGAACGACCTCAACCTGACCGTCGAGGACCAGGAGTTCCTCACCCTGGTCGGACCGTCGGGTTGTGGAAAGTCGACAACCCTACGAATGATCTGCGGCCTGGAACGCGCGACCGAGGGACACATCTTCTTCGACGGCAAGCCGGTGAGCTGGCTGCCGGCCAACAAGCGCGACGTGTCGATGGTGTTCCAGAGCTACGCGCTCTACCCGCACAAGACGGTCCGGCAGAACATCGGGTTCGCGCTGAAGATGATGCGGGTGCCCAAGGCAACGATCGCCGAGCAGGTGCTGCAGGCGGCGCGGACGCTGGACATCGAGGACCTGCTCGATCGCAAGCCACGGGAGCTGTCCGGTGGCCAGCGGCAACGAGTTGCGCTCGGCCGGGCGATCGTCCGCGACGCCGGCGCGTACCTGCTCGACGAGCCGCTCTCCAACCTCGATGCCCAACTGCGGGTGCTGATGCGGGCGGAGATCAAACGCCTGCACGTGGATGTCGCGCGGACGTTCATCTACGTGACGCACGACCAGGTCGAGGCGATGACGATGTCGGACCGGATCGCGGTCATGCGCGACGGCGTCATCCAGCAGTGCGCGACGCCGGAGGAGATCTACGAGCGGCCCGCGAACCGTTTCGTCGCGTCGTTCATGGGTTCACCCCCGATGAACTTCA from Kribbella sp. NBC_00709 carries:
- a CDS encoding carbohydrate ABC transporter permease, producing the protein MSTLVRAPLRYRIPWKKIVLYVLAVAFALYLVLPFYWIVAMSFMHEVDALSVPPHWIPVHPTLENYLGFIHPNDAQQLVGGRAVSETPYSLRNSLIVATSTALLNLALATFAAYSFSRLKFRGSQVLLVLYLLTRMVPGIAIIIPFYLLMRSFGLLDTYLALILSYTTFALPITIWILKDFFRSVPRELEEAARVDRCGWFRTMWTVFLPVAAPGLVAAAVFAFMTAWNEFMFALFLTSTKAAKTIPVVAANFATDFNTQFTVMAAAGVLAVVPPLVLALLFQRKLVQGMAAGSVKG
- a CDS encoding ABC transporter ATP-binding protein, whose amino-acid sequence is MAEVRLEGITKSFGGKTAVNDLNLTVEDQEFLTLVGPSGCGKSTTLRMICGLERATEGHIFFDGKPVSWLPANKRDVSMVFQSYALYPHKTVRQNIGFALKMMRVPKATIAEQVLQAARTLDIEDLLDRKPRELSGGQRQRVALGRAIVRDAGAYLLDEPLSNLDAQLRVLMRAEIKRLHVDVARTFIYVTHDQVEAMTMSDRIAVMRDGVIQQCATPEEIYERPANRFVASFMGSPPMNFITGDLSDVDGIRTFRSSAIRLALTGTRPNEQPSAPSGGAPADRRVVLGIRPEDITLSTTPVDGHHPGKVFVSEPLGPDVLVTVRVEGELIKARVPTPFGLGHDSTVYVGLNPNRLHLFTASDGTALHAPNREERS